The Candidatus Coatesbacteria bacterium nucleotide sequence GACTAGGCGCGGTGTACCGCCGGCGCCGACGACGTGGGGCTGGTGGCGCACGGCCTATGGGCTGCTGGCCGCCCCGCTGTTGCGCGGCGCGGCGCGGCTGGCGGCCCTGGCGCATCCCGAGGTCCGGCGCGGGCTGTGGGCCCGCCGGGGTTGGCTCGCCCGGTTGAGCGCCGGTCTGGCGGCCGGCGCAGCCCGTAAGCGCGTCCGGTTGCTGTTTCACTGCGCCTCCCTGGGCGAGTTCGAGCAGTGCCGGCCCTTACTGGAAGAACTGCGCCGCCGTCACGGTGAACGGCTCTACCTGCTGACCAGTTTCTTCTCGCGCACCCCCCTGGAGCACGGTCGCTGGCGCGGCCTGGCCGACCAGGGCTTCCTGGCCCCCCTGGACGGCCGCGGTGCGGCCCGGCGTCTCCTCGAGACCGTCCGGCCGGACTTGCTGTGCTTCGTCAAGTTCGACGTCTGGCCGTTGATCCTCTGGGGCGCCGCCGCCGCCGGAGTGCCTACGGCCCTGGTCTCCGCCGCCGCCCACGGCGCTTCGGCTACGGCCAACCCGCTGTTGCGCGGCTTCTACCGCAGTGTCTACGGCGCCCTGGATTACGTCGGCGCCGTCTCCCCCGCCGACGCCGCCTGGCTGGAGAATCTGCGCCCCGGAGTCGAGATCGCCGGGGATACCAAGTTCGACGCCGTGCTGAGCCGCCGGGCCGCCGTCACCGAGGAACCGCTCCGCTTCGCCGACGACGGACCAACCCTGGTCTGCGGCAGTACCCACCCCGCCGATGAAGCGCTGTTGATCCCCGTCCTGGCCGAAGTGCGGCGGCGGGTTCCCGGTCTGCGGCTGATTCTGGCCCCGCACCACGTCGACGACGCCCATCTCGAGGACATCGAGGCCCGTTGCGCCGCGGCCGGACTGCCGTCAGCGGAGCGCCTCTCGACCATCCCCGACCGCCGACCCCGCGGCCGCTTCGTCCTGGTGGATACCGTCGGTGAGCTGTTCGAGCTCTACTCCCTGGCCGACGCGGCCTATGTCGGCGGCGGCTTCCACGACAAGGGGCTGCACAACGTACTCGAACCGGCGGTCTTCAGTGCCGCCCTGCTCTACGGCCCGCGGATCTCCAATTCCATCGAGGCCCGGGAACTGGCCGACGAGGGCCGAGCCCGCCGGGTCGAAGACGGTGGCGAATTGGCGACCGCCCTGAGCGAGCTGCTATCCGATCCGGCCGCGGCCCGCGGGCTGGGTGCCGCGGCGGCGGACTACTGCCGCGCGCGGGCCGGCGCCGCTCAACACTACGCCGAGCGCCTCGAGGGGCTGCTGCGCCTGCCCGCCCGGCTGCAGCTGGGTCTGGAGATTTCCCCCCCGCCGGTCCGGAACGTCGAAACGGAGCGCGCGACAGCGGGGGTTCCGACAACTGAGCCATGACCAATCCAACGCCCCAATACCATAGTCATTGCCGCCTTTCAATCAACTACCAGGTTTCTCCACGACAACCCGAATCGAGGGAGCCCGATGAGGCGATTGCTGCTCACCTGTTTAGCCCTCCTGCTGCTGACCGGCGCCTGTGACAACGAGACCGTCGTCGAGGGACGGCAGCGCGTCGGCGTCGTCTACGGCGTCGCCGGCAGCAACGACAAGTCCTTCAACGAAGCCGTCAAGTTCGCCGTCACCCGCCTGACCGCCGAACGTCGGGTGGCCTACGAGTGGCGTGAACCCCGGGACGCCAATGAGCTCGAGGGCTTTCTGCGCGAGTTGGCCGAGCAGGGCCTCGATGTGATCATTGCCGCCTGCGACCCGGCTTACCTTCAGCCCGTGGCCGAGGATTACCCCGAGCAGAACTTCATCCTCGTCGGCGGCGAGCTGGCCCTGGACAACGTCCGCGCCCTCTCCCTGGACAACCGGCTCGCCGGCGCCGCCGTCGGAGCCATCGCCGCCCTCAAAAGCGAGACCGGACGCATCGGTTTCATCGGCAGCCGCAGCGACCGCACCACCCGGCGCATCCTGGCCGGTTACCAGGAGGGCGCCCGTCTCGTCGAGCCGGAGATCGAGTTCGTCATCGACTATCTCGGCGAGGCCGCCGACGCCGAGCAGGCCAACCTGCGGGCTCGGGAACTGGCCGCCGGGCAGTTCGACCGCGGCGTCGACGTCATCCTGGCCTACTGCGGTCGCGAGGTCGAGGTCGTGGCCGCCGTGGCCGCCGAACGCGAGG carries:
- a CDS encoding BMP family ABC transporter substrate-binding protein, which gives rise to MRRLLLTCLALLLLTGACDNETVVEGRQRVGVVYGVAGSNDKSFNEAVKFAVTRLTAERRVAYEWREPRDANELEGFLRELAEQGLDVIIAACDPAYLQPVAEDYPEQNFILVGGELALDNVRALSLDNRLAGAAVGAIAALKSETGRIGFIGSRSDRTTRRILAGYQEGARLVEPEIEFVIDYLGEAADAEQANLRARELAAGQFDRGVDVILAYCGREVEVVAAVAAEREAFIIGSDLNQNWIEKGHVLTSMMRSVSPAVEEALAAALDGRFEPGLVQVPLGGDHGLGYYVDEVNRGLLPPRTRQTVEEVFERLETAPNEIPPDAATPEQLS